The Humulus lupulus chromosome 4, drHumLupu1.1, whole genome shotgun sequence genome has a window encoding:
- the LOC133832182 gene encoding uncharacterized protein LOC133832182: MGERKFLGLESIREANEAIARVRARMIASQDRQKTYAVPKIRVIEFLVGNYVFLRVSPMKGVRIFRKKEKLRPRILVLLEILERIGQVTYRLALPPALSGVHNLFHVSMFRKYVLQLSHVLGYETLSLQEDLSYEEKSVQILDKKD; the protein is encoded by the coding sequence atgggagagagaaagttTCTTGGATTGGAATCAATTCGAGAAGCAAATGAAGCTATTGCTCGGGTTAGAGCAAGGATGATTGCATCTCAAGATCGACAGAAGACTTATGCAGTTCCCAAGATAAGGGTTATAGAGTTTTTAGTTGGTAATTAcgtcttccttagagtatcaccaATGAAGGGAGTTAGAATATTCAGAAAGAAAGAGAAGTTAAGACCCAGAATTTTAGTCTTGCTTGAGATTCTAGAAAGAATTGGGCAAGTGACTTATCGGTTAGCATTGCCACCAGCACTGTCAGGAGTGCACAATTTATTTCACGTATCTATGTTTAGAAAATATGTGTTGCAATTGTCTCATGTGCTTGGCTATGAGACCTTGAGCTTACAGGAAGATCTTTCATATGAGGAAAAGTCAGTACAGATATTGGATAAGAAGGACTAG